In Bacteroidota bacterium, the genomic stretch ATGATATATTCCTATCACATGTAAAATAAATAATACGATGAATTTTATAGCTGAGATTAGCATTATGCCCTTGAAATCCTTACCAGATCCACAGGGAATGCTTATTAGTTCTGAACTTCAAAAATTAGGATTTAGTGATATCCGGAATATAAGGATTGGCAAGCATATTACTCTTGAGATTACCGCTAATTCTAAGGAAGCAGCTATGGAACGGGTGAAGGATTCCTGTAACCTGTTGTTACATAATCCGGTTACTGAAGGATACGAGTATACAATTAAAGAAGTCTGATTTGTCT encodes the following:
- the purS gene encoding phosphoribosylformylglycinamidine synthase subunit PurS, whose product is MNFIAEISIMPLKSLPDPQGMLISSELQKLGFSDIRNIRIGKHITLEITANSKEAAMERVKDSCNLLLHNPVTEGYEYTIKEV